In Dolichospermum flos-aquae CCAP 1403/13F, the following proteins share a genomic window:
- the pgl gene encoding 6-phosphogluconolactonase, with protein MNKTVEVLPDVSALVQRALELILSKVETAISERGQFTIALSGGSTPKPLYEAIANQKLPWDKIHVFWGDERYVLADHPDSNELMARRAWLDQVAIPQTNIHAIPTLSANPEVDAAKYNQHLQTFFNSISGEFPALDVVLLGMGDDAHTASLFPHTKALKVCDRLITVGNKDDNLRITFTYPFINAARSVIFLAAGANKRPALAQIFAPVADDFVYPSRLIKPQGELYWLLDAAAGLELQH; from the coding sequence ATGAACAAAACTGTTGAAGTCCTACCGGATGTATCGGCGCTCGTCCAACGGGCGCTAGAATTGATTCTGTCGAAAGTAGAAACTGCTATTAGTGAACGGGGACAATTTACAATTGCTTTATCAGGTGGCAGCACACCAAAACCGTTGTATGAAGCCATTGCTAATCAAAAGTTGCCTTGGGATAAAATTCATGTATTCTGGGGAGATGAGCGTTATGTTCTGGCAGATCACCCTGATAGCAATGAACTGATGGCGCGGCGGGCATGGTTAGATCAGGTTGCTATTCCCCAGACGAATATTCATGCCATCCCCACTTTGTCGGCTAATCCAGAAGTGGATGCAGCTAAGTATAACCAGCATCTCCAAACATTTTTTAATTCTATATCGGGAGAGTTCCCGGCATTAGATGTAGTTTTACTGGGAATGGGTGATGATGCCCATACTGCATCTTTGTTTCCCCACACGAAAGCTCTCAAGGTGTGCGATCGCCTAATCACTGTTGGTAATAAAGATGATAATCTCCGCATCACCTTTACTTACCCATTTATTAACGCGGCTCGCAGTGTGATTTTTTTGGCTGCTGGTGCTAACAAAAGACCGGCTTTAGCCCAAATTTTCGCACCGGTGGCAGATGATTTCGTCTATCCATCTCGGCTAATTAAACCCCAGGGAGAACTTTACTGGTTGCTAGACGCAGCCGCTGGTTTGGAACTTCAACACTAA
- a CDS encoding thymidylate synthase, which translates to MSSQLTQFYYTAQHKPNQLIYGSGQTAVITGWMVKQAVAKHLQSNEYAVIGQLYSPTRGINLLIRNLLLNPHVHYLVILNATKEDKNAGACQCLGDFFRHGVEENISDAGRKSWVIRSQIPGYIDIDIDINALEKLRHSVEIQDAISISDAVEKIQYYAQKEIVAPWGMPVEFPMTTIEPTVLPGTRYGHRIEGKTIAETWVKIIHRIKTTGTIRPTGYDGKWQELIDLMAVVTEEPEDFYFPEPNYLPIDRSFLEEYISQILDDAPNREGVKYTYGQRLRSWFGRDQIEQVIEKLIGEIDAASAVMTLWDVKDHEKGGSPCLNHIWLRVVDNELSLTAVLRSNDMFAAWPANAMGLRSLQKHIRNEICQRSQYDLKLGPLITLSQSAHIYDDTWGNAEQLIKEQYSAICKKLDYYDPAGNFLIEIAEEKIVVTHTTPGSGEIVGCYSGKNPLKLIKEICAAIPAIRPDHAGYLGMELQKAANCLKIDKPYIQDQ; encoded by the coding sequence GTGAGTAGCCAACTAACCCAATTTTATTACACAGCCCAGCACAAACCAAACCAATTGATTTATGGTAGCGGTCAAACCGCAGTGATTACAGGGTGGATGGTGAAGCAAGCTGTAGCTAAACATCTACAATCAAACGAATATGCTGTAATTGGGCAGTTATACTCACCTACCAGGGGTATCAACTTACTAATTCGCAATTTGTTACTAAATCCCCACGTTCACTATTTAGTTATTCTTAACGCCACCAAAGAAGATAAAAACGCCGGTGCTTGTCAATGTTTAGGCGATTTTTTCCGTCATGGTGTGGAAGAAAATATTAGTGATGCGGGGCGAAAATCTTGGGTAATTCGTTCTCAAATTCCTGGTTATATTGATATTGATATTGATATCAATGCCTTGGAAAAATTACGCCATTCCGTAGAAATTCAAGACGCTATATCAATTTCTGATGCTGTCGAGAAAATTCAATATTACGCCCAAAAAGAAATAGTAGCACCTTGGGGAATGCCTGTAGAATTTCCCATGACTACAATTGAACCAACCGTTTTACCAGGAACACGCTATGGACACAGAATTGAAGGCAAAACTATTGCTGAAACTTGGGTAAAAATCATTCACAGAATTAAAACCACTGGCACAATCAGACCAACTGGTTATGATGGTAAATGGCAAGAACTGATAGATTTAATGGCAGTTGTCACCGAAGAACCTGAAGATTTCTATTTTCCCGAACCCAATTATTTACCAATTGATAGAAGTTTCTTAGAAGAATATATTTCCCAAATTTTAGATGATGCACCCAATCGAGAAGGAGTAAAATACACCTATGGGCAACGTTTACGTTCTTGGTTTGGACGAGATCAAATTGAACAGGTAATTGAAAAATTAATTGGAGAAATTGATGCTGCTAGTGCAGTCATGACTTTATGGGATGTAAAAGATCATGAAAAAGGTGGTAGTCCTTGTTTGAATCATATTTGGTTAAGAGTAGTAGATAACGAATTATCATTAACTGCTGTTCTTAGAAGTAATGATATGTTTGCAGCTTGGCCAGCTAACGCAATGGGGTTGAGGTCTTTGCAAAAACATATTAGAAATGAGATTTGTCAACGTTCTCAATATGATTTGAAGCTAGGACCATTGATAACTCTGAGTCAGTCTGCTCATATTTATGATGATACTTGGGGTAATGCTGAACAACTAATTAAAGAACAATATTCTGCAATCTGCAAAAAATTAGATTACTATGATCCCGCAGGTAATTTTTTAATAGAAATAGCAGAAGAAAAGATAGTTGTTACACATACAACTCCTGGTAGTGGAGAAATTGTTGGTTGCTATTCTGGGAAAAATCCTTTGAAATTGATCAAAGAAATTTGTGCTGCAATACCAGCAATACGTCCAGATCATGCAGGATATTTAGGTATGGAATTGCAAAAAGCAGCGAATTGTCTTAAAATTGACAAGCCATACATTCAAGATCAGTAA
- a CDS encoding dihydroorotase, with product MTKELLKQVRVIDPVQKTDTVTDVLIIDGYIQEIVPQITDFSADTSIRDCQGLILGAGLVDLYSHSGEPGFEERETLSSLLQAAAAGGFTRVGVLPDTSPPIDKPALVTQLQQQRDRGKASPHLHIWGAITLDLAGKQLTEVADLAAAGVVGFTDAKPWDNLGIVRRVLEYLQPFGKPVAFWPCDRHLAANGRMREGAEALRIGLPPIPASAETTAIAALLELVADIGTPVHIMRVSTARSVELIAQAKAQGVPVTASTTWMHVLLDTTAIRSYHTSLHLDPPLGNHQDMLCLREAVRTGVIDAIAIDHAPYTYEEKVQAFAESPPGAIGLELALPLLWQNLVATGEFTALELWRVLSHQPAACLQQEVKAIQPGEKAELTLFNPLQIWQVNKANLQTLAYNTPWFGQEVTGRVVQVWCNTKL from the coding sequence ATGACTAAAGAACTATTAAAACAAGTAAGAGTAATTGATCCTGTGCAGAAAACTGACACAGTAACAGATGTATTAATTATTGATGGTTATATTCAAGAGATCGTCCCACAAATTACAGATTTTAGTGCTGATACTTCTATTCGTGATTGTCAAGGCTTAATTCTTGGGGCTGGATTAGTTGATTTATATAGTCATTCAGGCGAACCGGGATTTGAAGAACGAGAAACTTTAAGTTCTTTATTACAAGCTGCTGCTGCTGGTGGTTTTACTAGAGTTGGTGTTTTACCAGATACATCACCACCCATTGATAAACCTGCTTTAGTGACACAGTTACAGCAACAGCGAGATAGAGGAAAAGCTTCTCCCCATTTGCACATCTGGGGGGCAATTACCTTGGATTTAGCAGGTAAACAATTAACAGAGGTAGCAGATTTAGCCGCAGCGGGGGTTGTGGGTTTTACTGATGCTAAACCTTGGGACAATTTGGGGATAGTCAGACGGGTTTTGGAGTATCTGCAACCCTTTGGCAAACCGGTGGCTTTTTGGCCATGCGATCGCCATTTAGCCGCTAATGGTAGGATGCGAGAAGGTGCGGAAGCCTTGCGAATAGGTTTACCCCCGATTCCAGCCAGTGCGGAAACAACGGCTATTGCCGCATTATTAGAATTAGTTGCGGATATTGGTACACCAGTCCACATTATGCGTGTTTCCACTGCTCGCAGTGTCGAATTAATTGCTCAAGCTAAAGCTCAAGGTGTGCCTGTTACCGCTAGTACCACATGGATGCACGTTTTACTAGATACAACAGCTATTAGAAGTTATCACACATCCTTGCATTTAGATCCGCCCTTGGGAAATCACCAAGATATGCTATGCTTGCGGGAAGCGGTAAGAACAGGGGTAATAGATGCGATCGCTATTGATCACGCACCTTATACTTATGAGGAGAAAGTTCAAGCCTTTGCCGAATCACCGCCGGGGGCAATTGGTTTAGAATTAGCATTACCCCTACTTTGGCAAAATCTCGTAGCGACTGGGGAATTTACAGCTTTGGAATTATGGCGCGTTTTGAGTCATCAACCTGCGGCTTGTTTACAACAAGAAGTTAAAGCTATTCAACCTGGTGAAAAAGCCGAGTTAACTTTATTTAATCCTCTGCAAATTTGGCAGGTAAATAAGGCAAATCTTCAGACACTTGCTTATAATACTCCTTGGTTTGGTCAAGAAGTTACAGGTCGGGTTGTGCAAGTTTGGTGTAATACTAAATTGTAA
- a CDS encoding type II toxin-antitoxin system RelE/ParE family toxin, whose product MKVEEYLKEDGSSPYQEWFDGLNAQAAAKVTVAKFRLELGNTSNVKWFEGIGEYKIDWGPGYRIYLAQDGKQLIVLFGGGTKKNQQSDISRAKELYQEYKKRKKELTINQETDNKNKEKR is encoded by the coding sequence ATGAAAGTTGAAGAATATCTTAAAGAAGATGGTTCCAGTCCTTATCAAGAATGGTTTGATGGATTGAATGCTCAAGCTGCTGCGAAGGTTACTGTTGCTAAGTTTCGTTTGGAGTTAGGTAATACATCAAATGTTAAATGGTTTGAGGGAATTGGTGAATATAAAATTGATTGGGGTCCAGGATATCGGATTTATCTGGCTCAGGATGGTAAGCAGCTTATAGTATTATTTGGTGGGGGAACAAAGAAAAATCAGCAATCTGATATTAGTCGTGCTAAAGAATTGTACCAAGAGTACAAAAAGCGAAAAAAAGAACTTACGATAAATCAAGAGACTGACAACAAGAATAAAGAGAAAAGGTAG
- a CDS encoding helix-turn-helix domain-containing transcriptional regulator, with product MALTRDFKETINARVEKDSHFTIALLDEAIFLFLNGEPETARLILRDIVNATVGFEQLAIETSKPSKSLHRMLSAKGNPTMDNLTAILNVLRKKLNIDINVQTTVISS from the coding sequence ATGGCACTTACTAGAGATTTCAAAGAAACTATTAACGCACGAGTGGAAAAAGATTCTCACTTCACAATAGCTCTACTTGATGAAGCTATTTTTCTCTTCCTGAATGGTGAACCAGAAACAGCAAGATTGATTTTGAGAGATATTGTTAATGCAACGGTAGGTTTTGAACAATTGGCAATTGAAACTTCTAAACCTAGCAAGAGTTTACACCGGATGTTATCGGCAAAAGGTAATCCGACAATGGATAATTTGACTGCTATTTTGAATGTTTTGCGGAAAAAGCTGAATATTGATATCAATGTTCAAACGACAGTTATTTCTTCTTAA
- a CDS encoding adenylate kinase family protein, with product MVRLVILGGSGAGKSTQAQKLGKFFDVPLVSTGETLRAAISGNSQNSAYGELNGLVMEAKPYLEDGESVPDEMMIEFIKVRLKQVLNNGNW from the coding sequence GTGGTGAGATTAGTAATTTTAGGGGGTTCAGGGGCAGGAAAAAGCACTCAAGCCCAAAAGCTTGGTAAGTTTTTTGATGTTCCCTTGGTTTCTACCGGTGAAACTTTACGAGCAGCCATATCTGGAAATAGTCAAAATAGTGCCTATGGTGAATTAAATGGTTTAGTTATGGAAGCTAAACCTTATTTGGAAGATGGAGAGTCAGTTCCAGATGAAATGATGATTGAATTTATTAAAGTCCGTCTCAAGCAAGTCCTAAATAATGGTAATTGGTAA
- a CDS encoding XRE family transcriptional regulator: protein MKMYKIYVSGALTDVENPIETKALYEKIGLVCEKVGLQAYVPHLHTDPVNNPDITPREVFDKDKYEVSISDLVIAYLGSLSFGVGMELAYAENNKIPIILLYETGKRISRFPRGIPTVIAEIQFNDYEDALNQLKEVLLKWKQ from the coding sequence ATGAAAATGTACAAGATATATGTATCTGGCGCTTTGACTGACGTAGAAAATCCAATAGAAACTAAAGCACTATATGAAAAAATAGGCTTGGTTTGTGAAAAAGTTGGTCTTCAAGCTTACGTACCGCATTTACATACTGATCCAGTGAATAATCCTGATATTACTCCTCGTGAAGTTTTTGATAAAGATAAGTATGAAGTTAGTATATCTGACTTGGTTATTGCTTATCTTGGTTCGCTTTCTTTCGGTGTAGGAATGGAGTTAGCGTATGCAGAGAACAACAAAATTCCTATCATTCTTTTGTACGAAACAGGTAAGCGGATATCAAGATTTCCTCGTGGTATTCCGACTGTGATTGCTGAAATTCAGTTTAATGACTATGAAGATGCTTTAAATCAGTTAAAAGAGGTTTTATTAAAGTGGAAACAATAG
- a CDS encoding P-loop NTPase family protein → MVAQLETPGLNSTLSLPYSVEGLLQVFTSSQRSFFTSVMAQALRIAGQGTPVLIVQFLKGGIRQGHERPTQMGQHLDWIRCDLPRCIDNSDLDAAENLALQQLWQHTQKVVNEGKYSLLVLDELSLAINFGLIPETEVLEFLSHRPPHVDIILTGSQMPTSLLDVADQITEIRRSHQP, encoded by the coding sequence ATGGTTGCCCAACTAGAAACCCCAGGTCTAAATTCGACTCTCAGCTTACCATATTCCGTAGAAGGACTATTGCAAGTTTTTACTAGTTCCCAGCGGAGCTTTTTTACGAGCGTCATGGCACAAGCGCTGAGAATTGCTGGACAAGGTACACCAGTATTAATAGTCCAATTCCTCAAAGGTGGTATTCGTCAAGGACATGAACGACCTACCCAAATGGGACAACATTTAGATTGGATTCGCTGTGATTTGCCCCGTTGTATTGATAATTCCGATTTGGACGCAGCCGAAAATCTAGCTTTGCAACAACTTTGGCAACATACCCAAAAGGTAGTTAATGAAGGTAAGTATTCTTTACTGGTATTAGATGAGTTGAGTTTAGCGATTAATTTCGGTTTAATTCCAGAAACCGAGGTTTTAGAGTTTCTTTCTCACCGTCCCCCTCATGTTGATATTATTCTCACAGGTTCTCAGATGCCAACGTCTCTTTTAGATGTAGCGGACCAAATTACAGAAATTCGTCGCAGTCATCAACCTTAA
- a CDS encoding deoxycytidylate deaminase, whose protein sequence is MQDIFSSEQYHQRPTWDEYFLMLAKLAATRSTCLAFPVGAVIVKNKQVVATGYNGSPSGSAHCTTQGYCYPGLNSCDASKILPSRAVHAEANAIAQAAKYGISTDGSSIYVTLEPCLSCLKLIISAGIKEVFYETSFNSGEKALVRDSFINEGLVTIKQVQLSENIAKKAASFLLSSISVSDFVNT, encoded by the coding sequence ATGCAAGATATTTTTTCATCTGAACAATACCATCAAAGACCAACATGGGATGAATATTTCCTCATGTTGGCTAAATTAGCCGCAACTCGCTCAACTTGTCTTGCTTTTCCAGTGGGTGCTGTAATTGTTAAAAATAAGCAAGTTGTAGCCACAGGTTATAATGGCTCACCGTCAGGCTCGGCTCATTGTACAACCCAAGGATACTGCTATCCAGGTTTAAATAGCTGTGATGCCAGTAAAATACTACCATCAAGGGCTGTACACGCGGAGGCAAATGCGATCGCACAAGCTGCAAAGTATGGTATATCTACAGATGGATCAAGTATATACGTGACCTTAGAGCCTTGTTTATCTTGTTTAAAGTTAATTATCTCTGCTGGAATTAAAGAAGTATTTTACGAAACTTCTTTTAACAGTGGAGAAAAAGCTTTAGTTAGAGATTCCTTTATTAACGAAGGTTTAGTCACAATTAAGCAAGTTCAACTTTCTGAAAATATAGCCAAAAAAGCTGCTTCTTTCCTTTTATCTTCCATATCTGTGAGTGATTTTGTTAATACTTAA
- a CDS encoding MlaE family lipid ABC transporter permease subunit: MQPKRNLEQSWIIRCLSSFLLFGQILLHFLRGKTYYRKILEHMVTAGPASISPVLLVSGFAGMIFTIQTARELVRFGAVDSVGGAFALAFCRELAPILTASIIAGQVGSAFAAELGAMRVTEQIDALYMLRTDPIDYLVLPRVIACCLMMPVMMIFAVVTGIIGGAFAAAQFYQVVPETFLESVRAFLLPSDIFIILLKGLIFGAIVSVNGCNWGLTTQGGAKEVGESATTAVVTTWVAIFIMDFILAVLLFEKPIL, from the coding sequence TTGCAACCAAAAAGAAATTTAGAACAATCTTGGATAATTCGCTGTTTGTCATCATTTCTGTTGTTCGGTCAAATTCTATTGCATTTCCTGCGCGGAAAAACCTACTATCGCAAAATATTAGAACATATGGTAACGGCAGGCCCGGCTTCTATTTCTCCAGTCTTGCTAGTTAGCGGTTTTGCGGGGATGATTTTCACTATTCAAACCGCTAGGGAATTAGTGAGATTTGGGGCTGTAGATAGTGTTGGAGGTGCATTTGCTTTAGCATTTTGTCGAGAACTAGCGCCGATTCTTACTGCGAGTATTATCGCTGGACAAGTTGGTTCAGCTTTTGCTGCGGAATTAGGGGCAATGCGGGTGACGGAGCAGATTGACGCTTTATATATGCTCAGAACAGATCCGATTGATTATCTAGTTTTACCTAGAGTCATTGCTTGCTGTTTGATGATGCCTGTAATGATGATTTTTGCTGTAGTCACAGGTATAATTGGCGGGGCTTTTGCGGCTGCACAATTTTATCAAGTTGTTCCCGAAACATTTTTAGAATCGGTGAGAGCGTTTTTATTACCATCAGATATTTTTATTATTTTACTTAAAGGGTTAATTTTTGGGGCTATAGTTTCTGTTAATGGCTGTAATTGGGGACTGACAACTCAAGGAGGTGCAAAGGAAGTGGGAGAGTCAGCCACAACAGCAGTTGTTACTACTTGGGTGGCAATTTTTATTATGGATTTTATCTTGGCTGTGCTACTGTTTGAAAAACCTATATTGTAA
- a CDS encoding PHP domain-containing protein produces MVINFARTTVSKELLKQVFQRIDAQSCPQLFNFHMHTVHSDGKLEPGDLMSQAIAIGLKGLAITDHHSISGYQAALAWLEDWKWSNSDAHVPYLWSGAEINANLLDNEVHILAYAFESEHPSMKPYLQKIPSVGKAYQAVNVITAIHEAGGLAVLAHPARYRRSHFDLIPAAAGDGIDGVETFYAYNNPKPWKPSVVETEEVQQLAEKFDLFSTCGTDSHGLNLLHRL; encoded by the coding sequence ATGGTTATAAATTTTGCCCGGACTACTGTTTCTAAGGAACTACTAAAGCAAGTATTCCAACGCATTGATGCACAAAGTTGTCCCCAGTTATTTAATTTTCATATGCACACGGTTCACTCGGATGGCAAACTAGAACCGGGTGATTTGATGAGTCAAGCGATCGCAATTGGCTTAAAAGGTCTAGCTATCACTGATCATCACAGTATCAGTGGCTACCAAGCAGCCCTGGCTTGGTTGGAAGATTGGAAGTGGAGTAATTCTGATGCTCATGTTCCATATTTGTGGAGTGGTGCAGAAATTAATGCCAATCTGCTGGATAATGAAGTTCACATTCTGGCTTATGCTTTTGAGTCAGAACATCCCAGTATGAAGCCATACTTACAAAAAATTCCTAGTGTCGGCAAGGCTTATCAAGCAGTTAACGTGATTACAGCTATTCACGAAGCGGGAGGACTAGCGGTACTTGCTCACCCAGCCCGGTATAGGCGATCGCATTTTGACCTCATTCCTGCGGCTGCGGGTGATGGTATTGATGGTGTTGAGACTTTCTACGCTTACAATAATCCTAAACCTTGGAAACCTAGTGTGGTGGAAACTGAGGAAGTTCAACAATTAGCGGAAAAATTCGATTTATTTAGCACCTGTGGTACTGATTCGCACGGCTTGAATTTGCTGCATAGGTTGTAA
- the purM gene encoding phosphoribosylformylglycinamidine cyclo-ligase produces the protein MDYRDAGVDVEAGRAFVDQIRNLVHSTFRKEVLGGLGGFGGCFQLPTGYKEPVLVSGTDGVGTKLKIAQILNRHDTVGIDLVGMCVNDVLTSGAEPLFFLDYVATGKLDKEQLTQVVAGIATGCKLAGSALLGGETAEMPGFYQVGEYDLAGFCVGIVEKSRMLDGSQVQVGDVAIGLASSGVHSNGLSLVRKIVSDGGFAWTDTPDLLNGASIGETCLTPTRIYVKSVLAALQSDLEIHGMAHITGGGLPENLPRCLSKGQGIKMIPDSWTIPPVFHWLAAAGSVGAEAMYNTFNMGIGFVLLVPPQQAEQVITHFQSQDISANIIGEVVTGAGELVGLL, from the coding sequence ATGGATTATCGGGATGCAGGCGTTGACGTTGAAGCGGGTAGAGCTTTTGTAGATCAAATTCGCAATTTGGTTCACAGCACCTTTAGAAAAGAGGTTTTGGGGGGACTGGGTGGCTTTGGTGGTTGCTTTCAACTCCCCACAGGTTACAAAGAACCGGTTTTGGTTTCGGGGACAGATGGTGTGGGGACAAAGCTGAAAATAGCTCAAATTCTCAATCGTCATGATACTGTGGGCATAGATTTGGTGGGGATGTGCGTTAATGATGTGTTGACATCGGGTGCAGAACCGCTGTTTTTTCTAGATTATGTGGCTACAGGTAAGTTAGATAAGGAACAATTAACTCAGGTGGTAGCAGGAATCGCTACCGGTTGTAAATTAGCTGGTTCGGCTTTATTGGGGGGAGAAACGGCGGAAATGCCCGGTTTTTACCAAGTTGGTGAATACGATTTGGCGGGTTTTTGCGTGGGAATTGTGGAAAAGAGCCGAATGCTAGATGGTTCTCAGGTGCAAGTAGGTGACGTAGCTATCGGTTTAGCTAGTTCAGGTGTCCATAGCAATGGGTTGAGTCTAGTCAGAAAAATTGTCAGTGATGGTGGTTTTGCTTGGACTGATACCCCAGATTTATTAAATGGTGCATCTATTGGGGAAACTTGTCTCACTCCTACACGCATTTATGTAAAATCTGTTTTAGCTGCGTTGCAATCAGATTTAGAAATTCATGGCATGGCTCACATTACTGGTGGCGGTTTACCAGAAAATTTACCAAGATGTTTAAGTAAGGGTCAAGGGATTAAAATGATCCCTGATAGTTGGACTATTCCTCCTGTCTTTCATTGGTTAGCTGCGGCTGGTTCTGTGGGTGCTGAGGCTATGTATAATACATTTAATATGGGTATTGGCTTTGTGTTATTAGTTCCACCCCAGCAAGCAGAACAGGTAATTACTCATTTTCAATCTCAGGATATCTCCGCTAATATAATTGGTGAAGTTGTCACTGGAGCAGGTGAATTAGTCGGTTTGTTGTAA
- the rph gene encoding ribonuclease PH: protein MTWQRPDGRTPCELRPHSFYPNFTRFAPGSVLAKCGDTQVLCTVSVAEGVPRFLTGSGKGWLTAEYRMLPSATQKRQERELMKLSGRTQEIQRLIGRSLRAALDFEALGERTLTVDADVLQADAGTRTMAITGGFVALAHAISQLLQQGVLERSPLCGQIAAVSVGLLEGEPFLDLNYVEDVAADVDFNVVMNHKMGIIEVQGTAEAGSFSREQLNQMLDFSEQGIQQLLTAQRNAISDWNTLFIEG, encoded by the coding sequence ATGACTTGGCAACGTCCTGACGGGAGAACCCCCTGTGAACTCCGTCCCCATAGTTTTTATCCTAATTTCACCCGCTTTGCACCTGGTTCTGTTTTAGCTAAATGTGGTGATACTCAAGTTCTGTGTACTGTTAGCGTCGCGGAAGGAGTACCGAGATTTTTAACTGGTAGTGGTAAGGGTTGGTTAACGGCTGAATATAGAATGTTGCCTTCTGCTACCCAGAAACGCCAGGAACGGGAATTAATGAAATTATCGGGCAGAACACAGGAAATTCAGCGTTTAATTGGGCGGAGTTTAAGGGCTGCCTTGGATTTTGAGGCTTTAGGAGAACGGACGCTAACTGTGGATGCAGATGTCTTACAAGCGGACGCAGGAACGAGGACAATGGCAATTACAGGGGGGTTTGTGGCTTTGGCTCATGCTATTTCTCAATTATTGCAGCAGGGAGTTTTAGAGCGATCGCCTTTATGTGGACAAATAGCAGCAGTTTCTGTAGGCTTATTGGAGGGTGAACCATTTTTGGATCTTAACTATGTTGAAGATGTAGCCGCAGATGTGGATTTTAACGTAGTCATGAATCATAAAATGGGAATTATTGAAGTTCAGGGAACAGCCGAAGCAGGTAGTTTTAGCCGTGAACAATTAAATCAAATGCTAGATTTTTCTGAACAAGGTATCCAGCAATTATTAACTGCTCAAAGAAATGCAATTAGTGATTGGAATACTTTGTTTATCGAAGGTTAA